CAGAGCGCTGCACCAGCTCCACCTCCACCAGCCTCAGGAACTGGTCGCAGTTGAACTGGCAGAACTTCAGCATGTTCTGCACATTGGTGTTGGCCAGCATTCGCTGCTCGGAATCGAAGCCCAGGTAACTCTTGAGCAGCTGCATATCCCGACTGGGGTAGAACTTTCTCAGCTGCAGCGGCGTCTGCGTGTCCACGTCCTCGATGGGGCAACCAACAGCCACGTCCTCCTTGGTAACCTGACTGATGCACAGCTGTTCGGGTATCTCCGGTCCGCCGGGACCCGAAATGTAGCGCAGGGTCACCGGCAACAGCTTGGCCGCCGTCACCAGGACCCCCAATCGGTGCACACAATCCGGGTTGAGCTTGCGCTGCGCATCGCCCAGCTTCTGCAGCAGCTGCGGTATACCCGGCTCAATCTCGTAGAACTTTCCCTTGGTGGCCAGGGGGACGTACATCACCTGACGATTCTCGTTCAGCAACTGGGCGTAGCggttcttctccttctctcgCCCGATATAGCCACTAGAATGGGACTTGGCCACATTCCCACTGCCGTGCTGCGACAAGTTACCCTGTCCCTGGCCGTGTCCGTTCTCCTGCTTGCCATCCTCGAAAACGGCCAGCAGACGGAACACCTGTCCGCCGCGTGCCGTCGTCTTCATGTACTGCGGCCGTCCCTTGATGACGGGCAGACAGCCCTCGTGCGTGGGACTGCTGGCGCTGCCCGCTGGCGAGGACTCTGTAAACGCTGGCATATTGTCCACCGAAACGAACTTGTACACCCGCTCCCTTACCAGATGCATCAGCGAGCTGTACTGCGTGGCTGTCGGTAGACCCTTCTCATTGAGCAGCGAGAAATAGCCTGTTCCGTTCCGGAGAGAGAGGAAAAAAGAAGTAGAAAACGTTGTTAGAAATTTAAGAAAGGTAATTTACAAATTTCTGAAACAGAAGTAGGAACATAGACAGAAAACATTGATGGCGTTAAAGCTCGACGCGAGAGAGACACACAAGCGAAAAGTGCGAAAGAGAATGCTCAAGAATCGCGAAAACAACAAAGATTGTCTGTGCATGACACGGCACATTGATGAATTGTTGCTAGACTCGAGAGGTACAAAAGAATGCCTCAGAAGAATATAAAAGAGAGCTGCAAAATCAACATACATCACGTGTGCATAACACATTGATGCTCTACTAAAATTTCGCTATATTCtgttgttatttttatttagACTCCTCCATAAGGAAATGAGATCATTTGAaggcaacaacacaaacaaaagGTACCCCAAAGCTTCGAATTTTAAATGAGATAAAGATTGAAAAGATCAAAAACTTTGGAAGGACAGCCAAACAGCTGGCaaatttcaacatttggaaaCTTGCCACTCCCGCGGTAATAATACAACATCGAGGGATTGCCCTGCTGACAGCCAGGCTATTGGTAAACACATGTTATTGCATTAACAACTTGATTAAGGTGATTACTTCTATAGCCATTGGCTTCGATATCTAGTATATTTAATTGAGACAAGAGATAAAGAGTGCCAGTTACAATCTGAATGCGTAAAACGTTGTCGCTGATGGAGGTCTAAGGGGATGATTCGAATTCATTTGTTCATTTTTTATATAAATCGCAATTGAATCAACAGAGGAGTAAAACTCAATATGGACACACAAATTGAATCACTCCAatttgccagccagccagttGGATTTTCTGTATCTTTTGTGTACATTGCACAGAAAGTTGAATGAGTAAAATGATAATACACCGATTGCAGTCGACCCGGTCTATAAATTGGCAGATTGCATAATATTTGCACACATTGGTTTACTTTGCGCCTCGACAAATGCCAAATGGCTGTGAAAAGTCACATGGCGTTACGCGTTGAGTTGAAACAATGGATGACCGACCGCAATGGCGGATGGGGGCACACCAGAAGAAGTCActactgactgactgactgactgccACTGGCTGGCACTGGCACCCCCCGCATAGAGCACACCATTGCCCCCCTCCCACTCCACACCACCATTGCATAATGGTGGGGTGATGATGAGCAATAGTTGCGATTACTTTTCATTGTTGAACTGTGACTGTTGCACGCAAACAACGAATTCAGCGCAAAAGCAGATATTTACTCATATGGTAGAGGGCCCCCCCGAAAGCAAGGAGTGACTGACTAACTAACTGAGTCTGGACCATCGTAATCAGCCCCAAGTACGCGCCTCAAAATATGCATTCGTCATGAGAACAGACTTCCATTCGACTAAATACAAGTATCTTATGATTACGAGTATGCAAATGGGATTAAAATCAACTGAGATCGCTCTCCAAGCTCCCGGAAACGCACCTGGAAACTCTTGTGGTATTAGCACGGTTTTCTTGCGCTGCGACGCCTGAGACTTGGCATTGTGTCCATGATAGATATTCCGCTGTCGCACCAGCCTGTAGAGCAGGAAGAGCTCATCGTGCCCATTGCTGCATggcctgttgttgctgttgttgttgccgctcCCAGCGCTGGAGGATGAATTGGTGCCAGTGCCCGTGTCGGTATTGTTAGTGGTCGTTGGACCGCCACTGGCTGGCTTCGGTCCCGTCGAAGAGCTACTGGAGGCCGCCGTGGACGAGCCGTGCGAAGAGCTGGACTGCAGGGTCTCGTTGGAGCTCTTGCTCGTATGCAGGATGCGGACGACACGAGGCAGCGAGTACCGCTCGAGGAATATGTCGGCGGGCAGCGGCTCCTGCTGTGACTGTAATGACGAATCATTTAAGATGGGCAAGAACTATGGAGGAATGGCCACTTACCTCGCTACTCCCCTTGGAAGCCTTGCTGTCGCCGGTGGAGTAGTCGCCGCTGCCGTTTAGACCGCCACAAAAGCCAGAGTAACCGACACCGCCGTTGCCTGCAGCGGAGCCAGCGCCAAGGCCGTAGATGCCGTTGGCGCTGCTGCGCAGGcgtcgggccagccgctggtTCAGCTCGATCTCGTTGCGGCGCGCCAGTCTGGCGTTCTCAAATTCCGCCACCGAGAACATGTTGGAGCTGGTGTCGTGGGAGTTGAAGCGCCGCAGCTTGGGCTTGCGCGCCCCCGCAGCCATGTGGCCGGGATGGGCGCCTGCTGGGGCTCCAcctgcaacaaaaaaaaagcccaGAGTTGAGGGCGGCGGGTGAGCATTAGTGAGGTAATCGCGTAAAAATATAATTGCCACAGCAATCGGCAGTGGGAAAACCAACACTATAGTCCACAGAATGCATCTACATTTATTTCTACTTCTGAAATATAAATACACGAGTGTTCGTGCATCCCTAAGACCACAGGCGCAGTCGCAGTCACAGTCGCAGTCACATGCACAGTCACAGCCGCATTGAACGCGAATTTCATTTGCCGTGACGCAACGGACTGGCGAGTGGTTCAAAACTGTTGCTAAGCGCAGCTAATTTTCAGTCAACGGTCAACGAGACGATGACACACAGTGGGCGAAAATCGGCATAAAGCGTGACCAAAAGAAAACAATGCGGAAAAATCTCTACAAAAAGAAATGTGGAAAGTGCTCTCCCATCCATCACGTGGGTGTGTGGAGGAAATTACCTTTTTTATTTGAATTAATCTTTTTAAATGCTACCATTTTTAAATATGTACaataacatacatatatcagtCATATTATTTTAAAATGGGTTTTTCCTTAATTTTTCTCATTTGTTTTCCAACTTGGAGGATCAAAACAATTAGAATAATTGACTAACTTTAAATATCATTCTGTTTAAAACCATTTAATGATATCTTTGTGTGGcacaacaaaacaaacaagTATTTCATACATAACATAGTGATATACTCCTATATCATAGCTTTAGTTAAAGCTCAAAGAAAGGCTACCAATATTCCTGCTGAATAATAATACATCATTCTTTAAAAGTTGATGCTTGAAATATTAAAACGTGACAAATCTGTGAGACAATACATCTGATAATGCACAATGCATAAAAGAGCAACAGATTTAGTTCAGTTTATTCTCAAATGTTTTTTATAATCTCTTCCGCTCTTCGGACAAAACATATCGTTTGTTTTTTGGGCGCTCCCGGGTGTTAATTCAGGAAGAACCCTCAAAAAACCATAAGGTCTATGACTCTAGGTCAAATGGCATTGAATGTACTTAAGATCGGATCGGATATCGGTGCTCAATTCATTGAAGCAATAATAATAGAGTCAAAAAACACTTGAGGCGATTAACGGCCAAACAAACAGTTAACTATTTCTGGATCCCGACTAGATACCAGATACGCGCACACCCACCCGTCCCAATGGCAACGGTTATGGGCTATGCTATCGGATCGACATCCAAAAAGCAATTGTCTACCACTGTTTTCATTGAACTTCAAACGGTGCAATTAAAGAAGAGATATTGCGACTTTTGATTGCTCATTGTTTGATTGCTGCCCATGGTGCGGGCGGTTTGTACTGTCTCTCCCCTCCGCCGTTCCCCCCGATTGCCGGTCGGCGGCGGCGCATTACTCACTCTAATTGCGCACATTTGGCTTAATTTTTTGCCCACAtccacacgcacgcacacttATTCGGATTTAATAAACACAGGCATACGtgagtacatacatatgcatatgtacatacgtatatgtacatacatacgtaaGTGCATGCGGAGGCAGAAATCACAGCATAACAGCAAAGGAGCTAAACGTTTTGTGAAATTACGCTTATCTTTTGTGAAATATCAATTGCAATTGcggctagagagagagagagagagagacagagagagagagagaaaaagacagagagagagagagtgtcaGTGGCAGAACGGGCAGAGTGATAGCGAGAGGGGTGTGTGTCATCGTCACGTTTCGTGTGAAATTACGCGAAGCGACTCGCGCGCCTAGGCAACAAAATTCACAGTggaagcaacaacaacaaaaatagcaaaaaaaaaatgagggAAGCAAATGCCGAAGCTTTTCATACCCTTTCAGGTCCAACCATCACGATGGTTTCCAAACTGAGAATTTCCATAGAAACAATGGGGATCAGAAATATATAAACTTTATGTGGTCTATGGTAAAGCGTCTGATAGCGTATAAAAATGTCCAAATGATACCTTCAAGTAATCATGTTTCCTTCCAGTTGATATTACCCTTTCTATGTGAAGCCGCAAAAATGTGTTTTTGTACATCTGATTCTCAACAATTCGCGTAGAATAGCTCAAGTTCCCGTCAATTCCTAGAAGGCGCCACAAACAAACATTGTTTTCGCCCTAACAGCCATCCGATATTAACACATTTTTATGAGTATCATTCTAGGAATTGCCTACAATGGAATGTTGTTCCAAATTAGTTATAGGAAATGTTTGGGTTTTCCCATTAGGAAGTTAAGTTTCAATCCGTTACAAGAGTCTGACCAAAACGGTGGTACTTCTTCAAAGAGTATATATGGCGACGTCAATGAGCAAGCAAAAAACGGACTCTCTCCCTTCCACAATTGTTCGCTCTCACACACGTTAGTCTCTCTCTTTAtctctctgtcgctgtctctctcgctGTTTGGAGCGCGTGCCTTGCGGTCCGTACCCCCTACGAACGTTTATCTCCGTTTCCCCCTTTTGAAATCCTTCTTACCATTACATGCAgctgctactgctgttgcagctgcgaCGCTGTTGCTGGGCGCGCCGCCTTGCGCAGCACCTCCTGCCGCTGCTCCAACTCCTCCTGTTGATCCAGTGTTTGATGTGTTTGCCGCAGCCCCCGATGGGGATGTGGATActcctgccgctgctgctgctgccatgtGTGGACTGCTCTTCACCAGCCAATTGGCCAAATGACGCTGACGTTCAAACTCGATATTAGTGCGTTGCATTTCGGACAATTTGAAGGTCTCGCTCATAATCGCAATTACACCCGGGaacgaaaaaaaagggaaactcgaaagcgacgacaacgacgaacGACGGCAGCGACGCGTCGCCGTCGGGTCTAAGTTAACTGCTGTGCGCGCCCGAGCGTCTCTCGTTGTCAACTGTCAAATACGAAATGCAGAGTAATGCAGCGCCGCGCCGATCTGGGGCCGAGCTGTaacgagaaagagagagagcgcgagaGCGCAAAAATGAGTGAGAGCCGTTTACATAACAAGACAAGCACCAACATGACGCTTGCACACACTTACTTAGGGCTGAGTAATCGACAAATAAAAATATGatttaaaaatcaaataattttttcttttcgatatttcatatatgtacatacatatgtagctgGGCAAAATTATTCGACAAAAGGAGACTGGAGTGAGGTAGCTGGAACACCAACAATACAATATATTGTTCCAGCAActggtttttattttatattgatTTCCTCAGATTTTTTTTAGGTTAACAGCTGTAATGCTGGCTAAATATAACAGCTGTGTTAGCTTTGTTAAAAAAAGTAAATAATAATCGTACTCATTCGGTAGACTCATTCAGCTGTGCTTTTTAGAGTGATCTTTATTTTCATAATTTAACAGCCGAGTAGTTGAAAGTACACAAGTTTGAGGAACACTATTACTATTACTATAACACGTTTATCTGTCCATTATCTATGTAAATAATAGCATCTTCTATATAAAACAAAATTTACTCTTACCGCAGAGTATAACAACAACAgtaaaaacaaatttaaagaGTTTGGGTTTTGAAAAAAATCGGATTCCTCTcccgctgcttctgctgttaatgtgtgtgcgtgctgTCCGTTCACCGTGTTCTGTCGGTGTGATGACTGGGCATGCTTGTGTGGGGCATAAATTAACATTGCCTCAGCGCAACGATGACGACGTTATCAGAAGAGTAAACGACGCGAAGCAAAcactgctgctctgctgctctcGCGACGCTCGCCCGTTCGTTGGCTTGTTCAATGTCGCCGCACCTTTTCAGCTGATTCCCACACACCCCCCCACCCAACTACCCCACCCTACAACCCATATCGCAACGGGCACGGCAGAGCCACTACGTCTGGCACTGGCAGCAGCGCGTCATCTTCAAACGTTATGCGACAACGTAATCGGGCGTCGGGGGGGGTGCGCGTACATACAAACATACAAACAAACATGCATACGTGCTCGTATTGTTCTGCATgcttttggcttttgttttGTGTCTCGCCTTCGCTTTGCTACTTTTTTATGTGCTTTCCCAGGAAAGAGTATCATAACTTTGTCATAATGTTGGCAAACCATTCGAGCGAAGGCAAATGCCAGAAGGCAgcaagccaaaaaaaaaaccctaaACAGAATGTTACAAACTCTTGTGCACATGCTGTGTACAGTGAAAGTTCTCTTGACGCACGGATCTGTGAGGTTCCCAAAGCAAGTTCTCCTACGTGGCTTCCCATCTTTTTACACTCCGACTGTCCTGTAGAGTTCTTAGCGGTAGACATCTCGCAAACAATAATTATATAACAGTGGTAGGTTTCACTgtacatgtgtacatacatacatacgtacgtATTTACATAAGGGTGTATGTACAAGCTTCTTGATCGGCATGACGGGGCATACATACATCCTACATATAATACAATGTACGCTTGGCGGGGTTGCTATGCAAAGCTTTTCTATTGAAACTATCAGAAATTAAGTTGAACGATCTGCAAAACGTTGGCTTGGTatacaaacaaaaatacatacatacatacataattaAATATGTACAACACATTAATGtagcatatacatatgtataagaaCTTATGGTCGGAAGCAGATGTGCATTTTATGTGTTGTCGGTCGTTTGTAACCGGGGGGATTGTTGAGAATGCCATTTTCTTTTTAGACTCAATCTAAACATGTTCGATAATCCCTTGGTATGCCATAAAATACAATCTAAGTAATGGGATTTTCAATACTTTTCTGACCTAACGGGTAGAGTATTTTCACATCGACTTTCTTTGTTCCaataaacacacacatacgagtatgtggtATATTGTAGTTCTGACCTTGAACAGGTCTTATCGGAAAACTCAAataaaattacaaaaatatatacaaatgATTTGAATAAATGCAGGGGACTCTTATAAATGTACATTTGGTTAATACCAATAATTATCAGTATTTCTAAATTTATTGTGAAACAATTTCAAATTCCAAAAGCTCAGGGATTTCGAAGCAGAGGGCATTCAAGGCTCGGTCTGGCTTTGCGGTTATATCTTGATTCTCATTTGGTTCTTTTGACCGGCGTTCGTTGCCTTTTGTCAACTGGTTTGGTGGTTCAACTAATAAAGAATGAGTGTAGGCAATTCGCTTCGTCGTTGCCGACGCCTCAGGTGTTTCCCCCTGGGGGCTAGGCGGGTGGCGATGGAGGGTGAGGCGTAAAGCGTAAGGCGTAAGGCATTATTGCCCATTGTCTATCTGGTTTTTGTATAATTCATTTCTATGCGTAGCTGTCGGCCTGTCAGCTGTCGCCGCTCTTTTGATGAATCACAGGCCTGCCCAACGGCAGAGCCCCGCTAAAAATACACACAGCAGAAAATGCAAAATTCATGGTCGTTCTCCTCGTCGCGTCTCGCCTGGAATGCGGTGAAGGCGGTTCGCTtcgctccactccactccgctccACTCCTCCTCCCTGGGCGAATGAGCAATCGCCGGTTAGTTTGGTTAGTCGATTGCTGGTTAGAGGGTTGACGCGGCCGCTGGGTTACGCAAATATGTGAAATCTGTTGCCAGGCAACGTCCCGTTGCGGTTCCTCTTCAGTCGGGTTAGGCGACATGCATAGTTCGAACATTTTGCCAATTGGTCGGTCACCTATGGCCGGCCACTTGGGTCAAACTCAAACCCTCCTTGGTGCCTGCACAGTGGTTGTGCCCCGTGCCACTGTGGCAAGGAGAGCAGGAAAATGTTATAGACAAAAGCTTCTTAAGACATGGCTTAAATGAGCTCAACGTCGTGTGACTGCCTGTCTTGGCTGCATTTACCCCACCAGATCTCCGGATGCCCCAGCAGCTAAGCTTCGCCCATCGCATAACCCCATCAGCATCCCCATCCTTATCCCCATCACCTGTCcgtgccaccgccaccgccaccgccgccgttgcCCATGTTGCCGCATTCATGTGCAACTAATCGACGTGTGCTGGTTTATTGGTTTCAGCTTTGGGTCTGGTGCGGTGGCAAttacgctgctgctgcttttgcttctGGTTCTGCAATTCGTatttcccatttcccattttccatttACCATTTCGAACTATTTTGCATTTGATGATGTGGTCAGGGGCCCAGCAGAGAGGCTTAGCCATGCGGTTTCCAAGAGCCGTTAGCCAAGCCATTCTCGGAGAGATACACAGCATACAGCACACGGCACACGgcacacagcacacagcaTGTGGTCGCAAGCTGGCGAGGGGCTATGTGGGCATGGGGGCATATACAATATGCTCTTAACTTTGCATGTTTATGTACCTACCTAAACGACGGACAATTATTTATCAAACAAGTGGCAAAGAGAATAACGAGGAGCGACAACCTCAAGATGGGGATGGGCAGAGGgactgggggctgggggctgggggctggggaagggcactgcactgcactgcattACATTCAGCTCTCGAATGACAAGGGAATTGATTATGAGGATGATGACGATAATGATGATTACAAATGACAATGGGCAAAGAGGAAGTAGAAGAATGAAATGCAATTTGCAAAATGTACTCCGAAGAGGAACTGCAAAAGACGGAGGAAACGAAACACAAGACTAATAGATTATTGGTACGGGGCGAGCACTTGCTGGACATCCCCGACTGTACTGCAATGAATGTATTCAATTCAAAACTAATAACTCCAGAGTCTTTTagaaaaggaaaagaagaGTGCATTTTATTACCCTGGTCACCGATAGTAGCACCAAATGCACAGGACACTGAGCAGCATCAAGTAGGTGATGTTGCCGCCGACCATGAACATGCAGCCGACTATTGCGTCCAAGGTTTGCACTAAAATGTTGGCAAATCTCTGGCGCAGTGGCGCCCGTTGCATATCTGTCTCCGATGGCACCGTTTCCACCTCGATGTGGATGGTATGCTGCTGAACCTGGCTGGGCGGTTCCTTGGCGGACACAGACAATCCTTCCTCTACTGTTGGGCAGTCCTTCTTCTGTTGTTCCAGCAGGGACCAAGACGTTTGTATGCTCACCTCGCAGGTGGCAGCCTTTATAGTGCTGTCCGTCACAGTTTCCGCCGAAACCTTGAGCCCCTCATCATGATCTTTGGTAAATGGACTATAGATTAGGGATCATTGAATGGCTCACTTTTCTCACTCATACCATGGCCCTGACGCTTCTGTTCTCCGTCCATGATCTTTGAGTAGCTGTCGAAGAGTTGTAACAGTTCCGTAAAGCGTTTGCTGATCTGTTCATGGTCCAAATAAAGCGTTGTACTATTTTCTATGGTCTGTTCAGCCCCAACACTTGGATCCTCTGATGTATTCTCAGTCTGTGGGAACACGGTGGAGCCTCCATCCCCCAAACTCTCATCCTGGGGCTGCAGCATGAGTATGAATTGTGTTTGGTGTGTGTTCAGGTGAATTTTATTTTCTATCTACCGTTTGTGTTATGCGTGTATGATTTTTCAAAAACGGGTTGCTTCCTGGTTTATCTTTTGTCGACGTTAACAAAGCTTAGACCAGTCCAAGGCAGGCAGGAAAAGATCATCCAAACATACAGAATACAATTTTTGAACATCTCTCTCTTTTGATTGTTTTCAGAAATGGTTTTTGGAGTTTCAAATTACTCTTAAAGTCCCCCACCGAATAAAATCATGACTAATCTACTAGTTTATGCACTTAAATGTGGAAGGAATATGGATTTCATGTTTTTTATATTATCCAATTTAGATAAAACGAAGTATTTACTTGTTTAGTGCTCAATTGTTTATTACGCAATATTTTTCTtgtaataaaatataattctTATACTATAAATGAGCTTGGCTTTTACGAACATGTTTTGCATATAAGTATCCATTAGGGTTTACTATTCTACTGCAAATACATTTAATTTTAGCTCGTAAAACCAGTCCTGACACGTACACATCCCGCGACACTATTCTACCCGGTTTGAATGCTGATGATTTATTTTTGTAACTTTTAACTGTATGAACTGTATTCTAAGTACTTCTAGacatctctctcgct
The sequence above is a segment of the Drosophila miranda strain MSH22 chromosome 4, D.miranda_PacBio2.1, whole genome shotgun sequence genome. Coding sequences within it:
- the LOC108162866 gene encoding uncharacterized protein LOC108162866, coding for MSETFKLSEMQRTNIEFERQRHLANWLVKSSPHMAAAAAAGVSTSPSGAAANTSNTGSTGGVGAAAGGAAQGGAPSNSVAAATAVAAACNGGAPAGAHPGHMAAGARKPKLRRFNSHDTSSNMFSVAEFENARLARRNEIELNQRLARRLRSSANGIYGLGAGSAAGNGGVGYSGFCGGLNGSGDYSTGDSKASKGSSESQQEPLPADIFLERYSLPRVVRILHTSKSSNETLQSSSSHGSSTAASSSSSTGPKPASGGPTTTNNTDTGTGTNSSSSAGSGNNNSNNRPCSNGHDELFLLYRLVRQRNIYHGHNAKSQASQRKKTVLIPQEFPGYFSLLNEKGLPTATQYSSLMHLVRERVYKFVSVDNMPAFTESSPAGSASSPTHEGCLPVIKGRPQYMKTTARGGQVFRLLAVFEDGKQENGHGQGQGNLSQHGSGNVAKSHSSGYIGREKEKNRYAQLLNENRQVMYVPLATKGKFYEIEPGIPQLLQKLGDAQRKLNPDCVHRLGVLVTAAKLLPVTLRYISGPGGPEIPEQLCISQVTKEDVAVGCPIEDVDTQTPLQLRKFYPSRDMQLLKSYLGFDSEQRMLANTNVQNMLKFCQFNCDQFLRLVEVELVQRSERSGSKSREGLRILKPLHLPRILRREKSTMAAAHEKEDSIIFLSKTDLENLEAKEAAAAAAAASLADAGTNRISERMKVFQSTKKKWFGKQQQQHHEKLQPDSELDVQAKRMSMERYTDMSKLLQARFGSDQDQPERDAISLNSGGASDTETTTLTTIEPKSLDTLLQKSMSLQDIELLNGQCKPRPDLLATHSHTDAISEAGTELEDVENQTPPPQSFITEKLYNEFHVKTRQYSKSSSSLHQMRHFSLPQKLQLHEEAEQEDRSLMQLKAHQQSLTKQPVTGRRAAGGVCLLGGGLNNIPSPVPISPFSLVEDDLPYSSVRDSLVMASDGCLQPQVSVRSTAPLDYTKENIYAEICPSHTVDTFSGATQFTHVQEDGDGDGDGDYASLKYPASGPQSVSRIEINGGASKSAISYHTVYLGEEPLGERHAAHITTVELAGEDNIYNTLK
- the LOC108162873 gene encoding uncharacterized protein LOC108162873, coding for MLQPQDESLGDGGSTVFPQTENTSEDPSVGAEQTIENSTTLYLDHEQISKRFTELLQLFDSYSKIMDGEQKRQGHDHDEGLKVSAETVTDSTIKAATCEVSIQTSWSLLEQQKKDCPTVEEGLSVSAKEPPSQVQQHTIHIEVETVPSETDMQRAPLRQRFANILVQTLDAIVGCMFMVGGNITYLMLLSVLCIWCYYR